In Thermococcus alcaliphilus, one DNA window encodes the following:
- a CDS encoding carbohydrate kinase family protein, whose product MDLVVLGHVAIDHIIFPDKREIVLPGGAAAAVATSAALSGAKVGLVTKVGKNFPTEWLKNLERILDIKGVHVLEGKTMHIYMIYHEDGSVDAPVEIGVAEKMGETEIPKDYLNAKIFHISPIPPEEQLKAIERLKGKRVTLDFNPTYIEEYKTKRELMKDIVSKVEIVFPNEREAKTITGEKDIKKAAEKLHKWGAKIVVVTMGEKGVLLYDGKDFKKFNALPVEEIVDPTGAGDAFAGGFLAYYAREKNLEECIKQGLMRAREVLKKKGSWSI is encoded by the coding sequence ATGGATCTGGTAGTTCTCGGGCATGTTGCGATTGACCACATAATCTTTCCAGACAAGAGAGAGATAGTTCTCCCGGGAGGGGCAGCTGCCGCTGTTGCAACTTCTGCCGCTCTAAGTGGAGCCAAAGTGGGGTTGGTTACAAAGGTCGGGAAGAACTTTCCCACGGAGTGGCTGAAAAACCTTGAAAGAATCCTAGACATTAAGGGAGTGCACGTTCTCGAAGGAAAGACAATGCACATATACATGATCTACCACGAAGACGGGAGCGTCGATGCGCCGGTGGAGATAGGAGTGGCAGAGAAGATGGGTGAAACAGAGATTCCGAAAGATTACCTAAACGCGAAAATATTTCACATCTCTCCAATACCACCGGAAGAGCAGCTAAAGGCGATAGAAAGACTAAAAGGCAAGAGGGTTACCCTAGATTTCAACCCGACTTACATAGAGGAATACAAGACAAAAAGAGAGCTCATGAAGGATATAGTGTCAAAAGTGGAGATAGTTTTTCCAAACGAAAGAGAGGCAAAAACGATAACCGGAGAAAAGGACATCAAAAAAGCTGCCGAAAAGCTTCACAAATGGGGAGCTAAAATTGTCGTGGTGACTATGGGAGAAAAGGGGGTTCTGCTTTATGATGGGAAAGATTTCAAAAAGTTCAATGCACTTCCAGTAGAGGAAATCGTGGATCCAACCGGAGCTGGGGATGCTTTTGCTGGCGGCTTTCTAGCTTATTATGCAAGAGAAAAAAACCTCGAAGAGTGCATAAAGCAAGGATTGATGAGGGCAAGAGAGGTGCTTAAGAAAAAAGGAAGCTGGAGCATCTAA